Sequence from the Erythrolamprus reginae isolate rEryReg1 chromosome 2, rEryReg1.hap1, whole genome shotgun sequence genome:
CAGAAACAGTTCTAACCCAGTGCATTTACAGAGACTTATCAAAAGTCAGAGGATGTGGGAGAATGACTTTGATCCCTGGCTGCCAATCAGAAAGCAACCAAAGCCAATTCTTCTCACAAATACcagaataatttattagagttgtacgtaacctacttgggtgttgccatacagtaaATAACAATGTTAGTTTGTAAAAGataaagactgtacctttaaggaaatattactggttggcccttttggggggagttactttgttagagatatatttgcCGTGTGCATGGTTTGTAAAGTATTGtattgttgattctgtatatttgtaaataataatattgttgtatatacattgatactaagtctgagtcattgtctggctaacccacattacctaaaccacaacaactctgcttaatgtgtgCTGAAGGTTTCGTACCGAAACATACTAACAAGTTGATACAAACACAAAATGAGACATTTCTGGAAAGGTGGGAACATCTCGGCTTTACAAAAGACTGGGGGTTTTCTGTCACCATTTCAGGCCAGCTAGAATGTATTCTCCCCACTCAGCGTACCTGAAAATTTATGATAGTCAAATCCCAATCGGAGGCATTTTTGGCGGGGAACAAGATGCCCCTGAAAGATGGTTTACTGCTGACATGAGCACAGCTGAAGGAATAGTTGGTAGGGGCTGTGATTTGGGTAACATTGAAGATAGCAGGTGGGTCTCCAGGTCTGACCAGTTCCACAGTGTGGAGAGCAAACCAGTTCTGCTTAGAAATGGGATAACTGGCATTTGTCATTCGAAAACtgtgggaagagagagagagaaaaaaagagaggagggaggcagAGGGAGAAGTGGGGGGAAAGGAGCGAAGTAAGTAAAAACAGCCTGGGTAGTTCTTTAAACCTTAGTAATAATCACTAGTAATCCTCTGGGTCAATGCTTGAATTAAACTAGCACAAAACTGCCTAGTAGTGGCAAGTTCCATATCTAATATAGATATTACATATCTTATATTCATTGAAACACTTTGTCTCCCAGTTTAAATGGGATTTCTAAACATGCCTTAAAATTTCATCACCTTAATGCTTCTGCAAAAAGAGAAAGGATGGGCTGATTCAGGATCCcatttaatgtgtgtgtgtgtgtgtgtgtgtgtcactcatATCTATGGTTTGAACCAAGATGTTCTGCTTTTTCTCTATTTTTGTTGGAGGACACTTAATAGAAAGCTCcatattttaaatctattagGTCTAGTTTAATAAAGATATTATTTCTGTATATTGCCCCTTCAAAATGGTAGGTAACCATGCCACCATTTGGCTATATTTTACTGTAGTAAAAAGGGCCTTTAACGATGAAGACCTGAACCAAGCTGAATTCTTGATGTCCACACACTTTTCTTGGAAGTCACAGGGAGTGGATAAGAATAACCTAAGGCTCTCTTTGCCTATGAAACCTCAGGGGTAACACTAGAAAAACCACACACAAAATCTAAGGAACAAGACCTCCCGTTTtagaatattaataaaaagaCCCAGTGGCTTCAATGCAAATTGTGCCACAGGAAATAATGTTTTATGCTTTAAAATGCCAGGTTTTAAACaaattttgtctgtctgtctgtctgtctgtctgtctgtatccatgtatccatccatccatccatccatccatccatctatggatcaatagtttaaaaaaaaaatcaactctgTAAGAGATAGAGAACAACCTAGTGATTTAACTTCCAACTGGTAAATATATATGCTTCTCTAAGAATAACTGGTAAATATATATGCAGCTCTAAGAACAGAAACTGTGCCAACTTTACCTGATTTTTAACTGTTTCCcatttatattttgatatttcagTACCAATCTATGGAGAGAAAGCAGTGttagttttatttattcaacCAGCCCCAAATGATACATTCCCTCTCCATATTTAGTAAAGACTTACATAACCTTCATTTTTAGCTAATACTGTCCAAGCTTTAAGTATTATTCTAATATAGGTAACATTTGATTTGTGACCACAATGGAGCCTGGAATTCTAGTCCTAAATTGTGGTTGTTTTGGGGAACTATGTGACCAGATttaattttacaaccatttttaggaaagtggtcattaagcaaaccatgtcattaagtgaatcaagcTTATCCAatggtggcttttttttttgccattttctgaTGGCAAAACAGTGGGATGGGGTGAAGTATGCCAGTTGCAACTTTGAGGATGGTTTGTAAGTAGCTTTTTAAAAGTCCATTGTTACTTGCGTCATTAAtcagtcataaatcgaggactgcctgtatgccATTTTAGAATTTGGCATGGCACAGAAAAATCCCAGAGATTATTTCCCTCAAATTGTGTGCGTGTTTACCTCTCACTAATAATCTACAAAAATTGAGAGAAACCTGGGGGCAAAATGCAGGCAGTTGTCAATATGAGGCAAAATGGAGCAATCATATTGATATAGGAAAGCCAGAATTTGGGATCCCCCATACCCTctaactcagtgattttcaaccttttttgagccatggcacattttttacatttacaaaaccctggggcacattgagtgggggggggggggggaggggtggctacaaaaagtttggacaaattttttttctctcgcttcctccctttcgctctatttctctctccttccctctctctctccttccctccctctctttctctctctctttctctctttcttgctctctctctcttgctctctttctctctcttgttctctttctctcttgctttctctctctcttgctttctttctcttgctttctcttgttttctttttctctctctttctttctttctctctttttcttattctttttctctctcttgctttctttctctctctctcttgctttctttctctctcttgctttctctctctttctttctcttgttttctttttctctcttgctttctttctctctttttcttattctttttctctctcttgctttctttctctctctctctctttctttctttctttccctctctcttgctttctttctttctctctttctttctctctctgagcttcgcggcacacctgaacatgtctcacggcacactagtgtgccgcggcacactggttgaaaaacactgctctaactggcagaagcagaatcacatcaaatATTTACAGATTGACATGCCAGCTTGAATGATTCAAAGGTGAATATTGTTATTTGCAAAAGTGCACACAATTTGCTCCTCCAACTCCTAGCAGCCAGCATCTTCTCACCCCACCTATACATACTTTCCTCAGCAGctcatattattccattattAGACACCCCACCCCAACCACCCTCACAGCCCTTGGCCCAACTTACTTAGAAGCACTGGAATTCTTTTCAGATTCTTCCACATCAACCACAGCACTAGGCCCAAAGGTTAAATTGGTTAGGTCAAAATGTGTGCCGTTCATGGTCACTGTTAAATTGCTGGCCCAAAAGAGTATCTCTGGGGTCCCAGTTTTGGGGAAACGAACAGGTGCAAATACTATTTCCTTCTGAAGCAGCTGTCTTCCTAGCTTCTCTGGAGCCACATCAGAAACATCCCGGAGAACCTACAAAGGAATTTTCCCTTTTTCATAGGCTATATTATacaaccagtgtttcccaagacACCTTGCAAACAGAATTATAATACTAtacctaaccccccccccaccaccaccaccacaaatcACTTTATCAGAGACTGGAGAGGAAAAAGTAAAGGTGGAGAGAAAGACGCAAGATTATGATGTAGGTTTGTAGACAAGGATATATCACCCTCTGCTCTCCAATACTAGCCCTCCAAAAGTTGTTATCAAAGTACTGTATAAATTTTATAGCAAATTATCAAATATCCAAAAAGTAATCCCTTTCCATTATTGCTACTGAATCTATGAATTGATGTTTCTTGGCTCACTCACTCCTTTATAGCACAGGTTCTGGAGTGCCACTAAGAGGTCATGTGGAACTCTCAGATACTCAGAGATGCTTTAGAGAATCGGATAGGTGCAGAGACCATGTTCTTCTCCGGTCCAGCTAATGTAGCCAGATGGCTTTGGAtcattctctcactctctctctctgttcaacCTCCCTCAAGAGGAAGCATTATGTATAGTAGCTTAAACTGCACCATATAAAGCTGGTAAGCAGGTAAATAAATGCTCCCAGATATCTTACCCAGGCATCCATTTTCCGAAAATTTTGCTTTGCCACAATCCAATTTAACTCAGCCTCTCTTTCTGCtatagttcttttttaaaaagtctaatattttttaaaagagcctTAAAAGCTTTTTTGTTGTCTTCCTCTTTTCACCGTATCTTTGCgtgtaatttaattattattacgtTTTACTTTTAACATTTGTAATGTGAACCGTGCACCTATCAAGCAAGGCAGCCAATTAACGTGATTCAGACAACGGTGTAATTCCCAGGAACCAGGAAGGAGAGCAAGAAAAGCAACTACAGGGCAATCAGAAGGACCGTGTACCCTGGAAGGCCGCAGAGCAGTCAGGATGGCTGTGTAGGGAATATCCTCTGACTGAAGGGCACTCAAAACCTGTCCCAGGATCTCATCTGCAAGAAGACATTTTGTTAGAAGGAAACAAATGGCCTCAATGCCTCCAGCCTAAAACCCAAGACATGAATTAAATAGCCCCAAAAGCAAGCAACACTTTATGCCTTCTCTGAATCTGGCCCAACCTGCATGCCTGCTCTTTATCTCCCTGCTTCACATAAGGCTGCTGATGTCCCTCGTCACTGAGAACTTGCCTTGAGGCTGCCTTTTGCAGAAGCTAgtctgaacatagaaacatagaggtctgacagcagaaaaagacctcatggtccatctagtctgcccttatactattttctgtattctatcttaggatggatatatgtttatgtctgctggaggtttgttccaaggatctactactctttcagtaaaataatattttctcatgttgcttttgatcttttccccaactaacttcagattgtgtccccttgttcttgtgttcacttccctattaaaaacacttccctcctggaccttatttaaccctttaacatatttaaatgtttcgatcatgtccccccttttccttctgtcctccagactatacagattgagttcattaagtctttcctgatacgttttatgcttaagaccttccaccattcttgtagccggtctttggacccgttcaattttgtcaatatctttttgtaggtgaggtctccagaactgaacacagtattccaaatgtggtctcaccagcactctatatagcgggatcataatctccctcttcctgcttgttatacctctagctatgcagccaagcatcctacttgctttctctaccgcccgaccgcactgctcacccattttgagactgtcagaaatcactacccctaaatccttttcttctgaagcttttgctaacacagaactgccaatacaatactcagattgaggattccttttccccaagtgcattattttacatttggaaacattttacatttggaaCAGCAAAAAGCAAACCAGTGTAAGAATGCCCCGTAGCTGGCTACCATATGTGAAacaccttgacttacaaccattaatTAGGACCAGAATTTCTCTTACTAAGCAAGATGGCTGTCAAGTGAATCATGTCCCATTTTACATTCAGTGGTGCCACAGTTggtaagcaaatcactgcagctgCTGTGCGAATCACGTGCTTATTAAGCGACTAACTCTGCTTTGTTGGAAGCCAACCGAGAAATCACAAATCGTCATCACCTGACCCCAAAATGCTGCAATCATTGTAACTGCATGCTCCTTGGCATGAAGCGTCTGAGTTTTGATCATGTATGGTGGGAGGGATGCTGCGACGGTCATAAGCATAAAGACCGTTCCTAACTTGCTTTTTCCAGTGCCATCGAAACTTTGAACGTCCGTTAAACAAATGGCTGTAGGTCAAGAATATCTGTGCAAGCTGATCCTAAAACCAGAATCCCACACCAGGACATTCCAACCAGATCAGCTTTGCAGGCCCACACCCGAAAGGCCATAAGAAGCCATTCTTCCCCAGTGGGTTAAGGTTTTCAAGGTGTTGCTTACCATTGCTGGTCAAAACTTCCTTCGGGGCCATAAGACTAGAGCTAGAGAAGAAATGGGGGatagggggaagaggaagagagagattacaGCTTGTTAACAAAAAAAGTCTTCAGTCTCCCTTTGTGTGAACCTAGATTCTTCCATTGGGAGTTCTCcatttagaacagtggttctcaacctttctaatgcagtgactccttaatacagttcttcatgttgtggtgaccccaaaccacaagtctagcgccaattctcccaacagagcttgaagctgattggcaggaaggtcagagggacaccccccactgtaaacacctgattggtcagagtgTAAAAATAtagttccaaggtgccagaatagaagctttagttcctaacaccatgggaaatgtgtcttttcctatggtcttagatGACCCCTGTTAAACGGTCATTCAAcaccacccccaaaggggtcccgacccccaggtcttagaacatttcatttagtgaccatacaaagttacaatggccctgaaaaatgtGACCTAGGACCTTTTGCATGCTTCTGATCACTGCAGGATCCCCATGGTCgtcatcctcgatccacagctcacattagagagggacgtgtggcgagggggacgtttgcccaggttcgcctgctgcaccagttgcggccctatctggaccgggactcactgctcacagtcactcatgccctcatcaccttgagatacgactactgtaacgctctctacttggggctacctttgaaaagtgtttggaaacttcagatcgtgcagaatgcagctgtgagagcaatcatgggcttccctcggtatgcccatgtcacaccaacactctgcagtctgcattggttgccgatcaatttccagtcacaattcaaagtgttggttatgacctataaagcccttcatggcatcggaccagaatatctccaggaccgccttcagccgcacaaatcccagcaaccaattaggtcccacagagttggccttctccgggtcccgtcgactaaacaatgtcgtttggcggttcccaggggaagagccttctctgtggcgtccccgactctctggaaccagctccccccagagattagaactgcccccaccctccttgcctttcgtaaactccttaaaacccacctctgccgtcaggcatgggggaattgagacatctcccccgggcctatacaattcatatatggtgtgtttgtgtctgttttaataatgggttttttttaatgtttttaaattattagatttgccatgaattattttattattattgtgagccgccccaagtctacggagaggggcggcatacaaatctaataaataaataaataaataaataaatgaatgaatgaatgaatgaataaataaataatggtaatCTGATCTACCTCAGggtccttttgtgaccttctgacaagcaaaatcaatggggaagccggattcacttaacaacggtgtcaCTAATTTAACCCAACTGCAGGGATgcccttaacaaatgtggcacaagagtcataaaatgggacaaaactcacttaacaaatgtctcacttagcaacctaaACTTTGGGGTCAATTGGGGTcgcaagtcgaggaccacctggaGTTATCTATGATAATCTATTGTTGCCAGAGAGAGAAAGTTTGGTCTAGATTTCCATTAAGCCGTATTGCTTCTCACTACCTCACATAAGTCCAGATCAGCCTTTTGAAACTGGGCAGTGTAGAATGATTGAAAAACTTGAAGGAAATATGACCTGCAGATAAGTATGGTGAAGAAGGCAAAGGGGAAAGTACAAAAGATGAAATACCAAGACACAGAGGGGAAATAGGAACTGCAGAGTAAGCTGGGAGAAGTTGATTTTGGGGGAAATGAATACTATAAGATGGATCCACAAAAGCAGGAAACCGTAACAGATTATCTCAATGTTAACATGCAATGATCAATAGGAAGTTGTTGCTCAAGCAAAGAATTGGAAAACTGATTGGGGAGGAAAAGATACGAGAAAGCCATTAAATAAATTACACAGCCCTAAGATAGAGGGAAGGTTGAGAAACAAATTGCCAAAATAACTTAGGCTTGGGTTAGTATAAGATGGAACAGAGAAAAATCTGAACAAGCTTTCAAGATTATTGTCAGCCCTTTGAAGTAGGCTAAATCAAGAAACAGGTTAAGGCAGGGATTCCAGAATTAATCTTTATTGGACAAGAACAAACTCCTGAAAGCTCTCTCTAAGGTGGGGTTATTTTGAGTTCATTtctcatgttttcttttttccaggaCTGTGTCACCTTATTCTTATTCTCTCATGCCTTCCACAAAGAGGTACCGTAAATGCATTTTATCACTTACAACCCTGCGGATACACCCTACAACATCTGTATGAGCATATGCACAAGAGGGAGGATATTACAATAACCAAAGAAGAAAAAGGACCTCAAGACTGAATACCTACCCAGTGGTATAAGGCAATCGCACCATCAGTAAGGCAGGAAGGCTGGCATTGAGTCGCAGCTCCTGCAAGGTGTTCTGGTCCACGTGAAGAGGTGAAACACCCAGTTTGGCCTTCAAAAAGGCAGGCACAGCACCAGCTGCAAACCAGTCGACAGAAGGAAGCACCAAGGAAGAGGGAGCTGTTCCTAAGGCATTCTGAGGGGAAGGAATGAAATAGTCACCTCTTTGCCCGGCGGGTTTTCCCAAATTATGTTGTTAATAAAAGGATGGGTACTTTTTCATTGTCTTGAGCTGCCGCTGTGCATCTCTTAGTGCTATAATATTTGGCTTTTCAACAGCTACTGACCACCTTTCAATCCAAGCCGTGGCCAGAGTTTACTTTAATATTCAGCATTCTAGTCTAATATTTCATcgttacaggcagtccttgacttaacgGATGGTTTagggaccatttgaagttacaatggactCCAAAAAGATCTGGATTCAAAAGTTAAGACACCTCCATGATCACATAACCAAACATTTGTGGACTTGGCAACAGACCACATTTATGACTGTCAGCAgcatcccacagtcacatgattacATTTTATGATGGGTTTGCCCCAGACTAGCAATTATTTCTGGGTTTTGTCAAAACAGCACCATAGCAAATAATGGGtccacttaatgaccatgtttaTGACTGCCAcataaaaggttgtaaaatttggTTGGTTAAGTGACCATGGGCAGGCTTCATTGCGCTCATAATTCAAGGACTATGTTTATCATAGATAAATTCTAGGAAAAATATGTAAGTTCAGAATTAAGAATTAAATGTAGATTAAGGATCGGGGGCCAAATGCATCCTTCCCCAAATTCAATGCAGCTACCATAgcccatttttcatttttaacaagATCTGGCAAGAAATCACATCAGTAATTTTCAGTGACCAACTATTTATAAACAGCCTATTGTTGCAtgaaagggttagggttaggaaaagAACGGATAAACAAAACATTTAGAACTTTTCAAAGTTTGCATTTGTAATTTACAGTCTGAAATAAATAGTATTGGTATTAAAGTACAAATCTTTcattttgtcattgtatattCTAGCTTATTTATGCGAACACATAcatggaaaatttatttattacttttacatGATTCTGAATTTCATACCTAGAAAAACTGAACAGTAGCTAGGAAACAGCCCCTTATTGGCCCTAAATTTGAACATTTCCCCTTTTTAAGTGACATGAAGAGACCTTTACCCATTCACTGGGCTGAATATGTAATTAGATTTTAAGACTATAGCTAGAATTCAATTCAAATCTGaatgttatttcttttccttcctagaAGCTCAAGATGGCTAGGGaaagttttctctctctccaattaACATTTTCACACAGACTTCATTTACTACAAGATTAGCTTGAGAGTACAGTATTTGCAAGCTATACAATTAAGAGAGAATATGAATGCAGTTCTCAGGAGATCCTGAtcaaacatatttaaaataaaacataccagTGATCctgctatttttttattaaaacaaaaaccccaaacagtttctcttcctttttcattttatttaatacaGTGGAATGACCTATTTTTCTGGCTACCAATTCTTCACTGCCACATGTTTAACAAACAAGAAGCCATTCTAGCTTATAGTGGAAAccaaaaagggaaataaaagaaaTTGTAACTGGACACAATGGAAATGTTAATTCTATGACTGTATTTTAAGATCCTCTTTTTACTACTTGGAAGCAGCAATGGAAAAACACTCATAATGAAATTCAATTCAAGAAGCTCCATTCAGACTTCAGATGCAAAGGCTAAACTTCCACCctaaaataattaaacaaatacaTTGTATCTGAAGAAGTCCAGCTAATTCAGTCAAATATATGTCAATTTTTGAGTTAATTTTAACTCTCATAAGATTTATGACACACTACACAAATGGAATAATTAGCGTAACCTGACATAATTAAGAGcccgggtggcgcagtggttagcgtacagcactgcaggctatttcagttaactgctagctgtagttcagcagttcaaatctcaccaccagctcaaagttgactcagccttccatccttctgaggtgggggtaaaaggaggacccagattgttgggggcaatatgctgattgtgtaaaacgcttagagagggctgtaaaagcactataaagcagtatataacagACATTCAGGAACAATAGATCCCCCTTCCCTCAAATAGTACCTTAAATAAGGtttttctctttgtgtgtgtatatgcttatgcatatactgtacatatacaatatacagtatgttgaTGTGCAAAAATACATGCATGGTAAAAGAAATAGATGATGCAGCACGATTTATAACTCTCAATTATTCTCGCTCACCTCCAGATTGGGGAAGGCGCTATCTGGCTTATTTCCAAATACTCCACCATACGCTGTGAAATCCTCAATGCTAAGCTGCAAGGGAAGACAAATGGTTTTAAACCTCTCTCTGAACAAGGGTTTGTGAGCagcatttttttaacattttatattttgACAAGAAGTCCCCTTGATTTTAGTTCCAACCTACCGAATAAAtcgaaattggggggggggggagcggggaaAAGGAGCTTTCAACAGAAGCTGCTGCCCCAGTTTAGGAAGAACCTACATTATTTTCTTCTTATCATGTTAATatgggaaagggaagagaaataccCCACCCTACAGCACTAGCCAACAAAGGTCCTGATAAATGTAGTGAAGAAGTGATCAAATGTCACAAGGTTCCCAGCAAAAATGACTAAGCTAAGTAAGTTTCCTTTTATTGCCATGTGCAATCTCAAGAAACAGGAAGCTTCTCCCCACtcccgacacacacacacttccaaaAGAACCAAAATCAGTatacaaacaataaaatatatactgtacttgccctgttttccccaaaataagacatcctctgataataagcccaaccgggcttttgagtgcatggctcTCAAaaccacttatttcagggttcaaaaaaaatatataagggtCTTATTTTCGAGAGAACACAAAAGAGATTTCTACTCCTATTGGTTATAATAGGAAGGATTTAGCAGCCTGCATGAACAGGTCAGCATGCAACCCCTGGCAAGGAGTATCATAAATACAATGAAGAGGCCTGCTGCCATAACTTACTTTCTCCTGTAGGAACAGCAATACATTGTGAGGGCCACCGTCTACTGCCGAGTCCAGTAAAGATGCAAGCTGAGCTTCTGTCACCACATGACCCTCGTGTGGAGCTGTCAAGGGGGCCCACAAGGAGCTGCGCTCACAAGAGGGACCGGGAAAAACAGTCAAAAAGAGAAAAGCTACACTCTTCTTTCACAGGAGCTTTTATCTTTCTCTTTGCAATATCACAGTTCTTTTCCAGCCTGCTGCGcactggacttccactcccaaaaCAAGCCTCAGGCAGCCTACTGCCAGGACGTTACAAGCCCTGATGGTCAACACGTTCAGATGATGCCAGTTTAGGGAATGAGGCTGACCCAGATAGAACATGCATGATTAAAATTAGCATTTCGCCCACCCAAAAGAAAGACACTGTGAGCTTTTAGGTTCAATACTTGGCAACCAGCTCAGTTTCTACAAGTATTGCATATCAACTGGCTTAATTCCCATCTGCAATTCCGTATCTGCTCATTGAGAAAATTCCTCTAGTTTGAgtcggggtgaaatgctcctggttcgcttgtgcctattggagagctggttgtgaagggaacgtgaggctccacccacctgccaccATTTTGGTTCTTTTGCCCTCTGTACATACAAAGAACACtttacacatgcacagagggtaaatgAACCCAAATGGCAGGGTCCGGGTGGGTATACGGAGCCTGGTGTTTCCTTCGTGACTGGCTCTCAAACAACCGAtaggcatgagtgaaccaggagcatttcaaccCTGGTTTGCTTTGCAACAACTGTAAGATGAGAATGCTTAACAGCCATGATAAAAGACCAAAATAATAAGTAACTAGATGTTACGTACAGCCAGGTTTTATTCTAATAAGTACTGGTAAGTCTTtttgaggggaggaaaaaaaatctcatgCCAACACATTCTCACAG
This genomic interval carries:
- the ATP6AP1 gene encoding V-type proton ATPase subunit S1; translated protein: MALRWVVGALLLSLGLVAAHTGQVPLLAWSSHSSLWAPLTAPHEGHVVTEAQLASLLDSAVDGGPHNVLLFLQEKLSIEDFTAYGGVFGNKPDSAFPNLENALGTAPSSLVLPSVDWFAAGAVPAFLKAKLGVSPLHVDQNTLQELRLNASLPALLMVRLPYTTGSSLMAPKEVLTSNDEILGQVLSALQSEDIPYTAILTALRPSRVLRDVSDVAPEKLGRQLLQKEIVFAPVRFPKTGTPEILFWASNLTVTMNGTHFDLTNLTFGPSAVVDVEESEKNSSASKLVLKYQNINGKQLKISFRMTNASYPISKQNWFALHTVELVRPGDPPAIFNVTQITAPTNYSFSCAHVSSKPSFRGILFPAKNASDWDLTIINFQIQSYNLINETFAYASDCAGFFSPGIWMGLLTSLLLVAIFTYGLHMIMSLKTMDRFDDPKGPTISVPQTE